In Rhodopirellula sp. P2, the DNA window CACGTAATGCGCGAACGCTTCGGCCGCCTCGGCCAATTTGCTTCGCAGAATCACGCAGCGACTGCCACTTCCATCGCTTCCGGGGGCCGGCATCAGAAACGACCAGCCCACACCGGGAACGTAATTGTCGATCTCCACTCGAAAGCGTTCGTCGCCCAAAAAGTCCGTTTGCACGTCCTCGGGCAGCTGGCTCAAAACGTCCAGCACCCTTTGCTGCAAAACAGGGAACTCCGCGAAGGGTGCGATGTAGTCGGAGAACGGCATGGCAAACAAAGGAGTGATGAGCGAAGGGATGCACCTCATTTTATCTCCCCAGAACCGCCAGGTCGCCTCCCACGAAAAGGTGTCAGGTACCTTTTTGGGAGGATAGGCAAACCAATATCTCCCAAACTGCCAAAAAGGTACCTGACACCTTTTTGCGGCTGACACCTTTTTGCGGCGGAGACGATGGCGGCACGATCGGCGGGGCCATGCCTGCAAGTCAGGCGGCCACAAGGACACGAAAAAACCCCGTGAAAACCGGGGTTTGCCGTCTGGGGGTGGTGCCCAGATTTCTGAAAGAGTGCCCCCGCTAGGGCTCGAACCTAGGACCCACGGATTAAGAGTCCGTTGCTCTACCAACTGAGCTACAAGGGCGTGGGCGAGGCAGCCAATGCTGAATCTCACCCATTTGGACGATGATCGTAGCTCTGATTCGGTCCCCTGAAAAGGGTCGCGTCTCAAAAGCCTCTGCCATCATCAGAGGCGACGGTGGGATTCGAACCCACGAATAAAGGATTTGCAATCCTTCGCCTTAGCCACTTGGCCACGTCGCCTTCACGTGCAAGGAGCCGGTCAAAGACTGACTGTTGCACAAGCTGAGCAAGTTAGGAAACCCGTGCTTTTTCGTCAAGCCCGGCCGTCCTCGAAGACTCTTTCTTGCTCGAAGCGATTCAATCGCTGATACCGTACTTTTCGGCTGAGTCGGGCCGAAGCTTGAGCCACAAAACAAAAAACGCCCGACAGCTTTGAAACTGCCGGGCGTTGGAGGTCTTTTCGTTCGATCAAGCTCGAAACCGCGAGGGTGCCAGCTCAGTCGACGGAGGCCATTGCGAACAGCAATTCGCTGACTTGGGCGCGGATCGATTCCACGTACGATTTGTCCGCGTCACTGAGTCGTTTCAACGGGACGGTGCAGGTCCGGCCATTGGATTTCAGAATCTGAACTTCGCTTTCACGGACTTCCACCAAGCGGCCATCGGTGCCCCAATTGCCAGTGTTGTCGATCCAGGTGCGGGTCTTGGTGCTGTCCAGCACGTCGATGGTCTTGGCGACGCTCTTTTCAGTCACCACTTGAGTGACTTCCGAATCAGCCAGCGACTGTTTGGTTTGGCCAAACAAATCGTCGATGGCAGCGTCGGAGCTGTCTTCGGCGGGTGGGTCACCGAACAAATCGTCCAAGCCACCGCCATCAGCCGGTGCTTCTTCGGCCGGTGCGGCGTCGTCGAACAATCCGTCCAGTCCACCTTCTTGTGGCATCGCTTCTTGAGCGGGAGCTTCCGCTTCACCACCAAACAAGTCACCAAAACCATCGTCGGCAGGTTGCTCAGCAGGCATGTCTGCGGGTGCTTCGGCTTCGCCACCGAACAAGTCGCCAAAGGCGTCGTCGGCAGGAGCCTCGGGCATGGCGGGTTCATCAGGAATCACAGGATCCGCTGGTGCAGCGTCGCCGCCAAACAGGTCTTCGACCGATTCGGCTGCAGGAGCTTCGACATCGGGAGTGGCAGGCTCGGCGGGCATTTCAGTGTCGCCACCAAACAGATCGCCAAAGGCATCGTCGGCAGGAGCTTCTTCCACCGGTGCTTCCTCGGCTGGCATTTCCAAACCGGGTGCTTCTTCAGCGGGTGCGTCTTGTGGGAAAGGGTTGTCGTCAGCGGGGAACAAGTCAGCAGCTGGTTCTTCCATGACGGGTTCTTCCACCACGGGTTCCTCGACAACGGGCTCCTCGACCACAGGCTCAGCGGCTGGTGGATCAACAACGGGAGCTTCTTCCGCGGGCTCTTCCACCGGCATTGGAGTTTCGGGTTCCACGTCGGCAGCGGGATCGGCTTGAGGCTCGATAACAGGCTCTTCCGCGACAGGTTCAGCGGGAACGGGTGGAGCGACGTCCGTGGACTCTTGGGCCGGCATCGCGGGAGCTTCGATGACCCCGCCTTCGATCATTTCGCCTTCGGCCATGGGAACGATCGTCGATTCACCGTAGAAGGGTTGTTCAACGAGGATGCCTTCGCTCATTGGCACAACGACGGAACCGCAGCAGTCACTTGAAACAACAGGTGCAGGAACCATTTCAACGGTGCCACAGCAGGTGGGGGCCGATTCGCAAGGGATCGGCGCGGGATCGCAACCAACGGGTTCCGGTGCAGGAAGGCAGCAAACAGGCTCTGGAGCAGTGCAGCAGGTGTCGGTCGCAATTTCACAGCAATCAGCGTTTTTGCCGTGAATTCGCTTCAGCAGCCATCCAGCCGAAGCGGGACTCACGCTCAAAATGGCGATCATGCAGACCACCAACGTCCACTGCAGTGCGAGGCGAAGGGAACGTTTCATCGTATTCTCAGAGTCAGAAGGCGGGAAATTTGGAGGCGTATTGTGATCGTACGGGATCGTGAACTAGTCTCGCATCCTAGTTGTGGCCAGGGGGGCAAACAAGCATTTCTGCGGTGATTTACGGACCATTCTCCTTGCCGCGAGAGGTAAAACATTCCAAAAAAACCGGTTGAAACGACTGGTCGCGGGCACGAAACGCTCGATTCGTCTCGTCGTGGCCGGCGGTTTTCGTCAAAATGAAGTTTTCCGGCCCTCCTTTTTCCCGGTCCCGTCGAATGATTTCCCACGACCTTCTCGCCGCCCCAGGGCCTTCCCGCGGAAGCTCATGCTGAGGTTCATCCAAAGCCTGTTCTCATCGATGAGTTTGGAACGCAAGTGTTTGCTGTTCTTCGGCTCAGCGCTCGTCGTGTTGATGTGCGGAGCCTTTTGCATGGTGTTTCTGCTGGCCGATCGCTGGGTCAGCAGCACGACTCAGCAGCAAGCCCGAGACGCCGCGGCAACCGAGATGATGCTGATCCATGCCGCCGCGACCTACACCGAGCACTTGCCCGAAAACAAACTGGAGATCACTCGGCAGAAGATCGCTGACCTCCGCTCTCAATTGCTCAGCCAAGACATTGAGTTCGACATTCTGGGGCTCGATGACCCGCAAC includes these proteins:
- a CDS encoding SHD1 domain-containing protein, which translates into the protein MKRSLRLALQWTLVVCMIAILSVSPASAGWLLKRIHGKNADCCEIATDTCCTAPEPVCCLPAPEPVGCDPAPIPCESAPTCCGTVEMVPAPVVSSDCCGSVVVPMSEGILVEQPFYGESTIVPMAEGEMIEGGVIEAPAMPAQESTDVAPPVPAEPVAEEPVIEPQADPAADVEPETPMPVEEPAEEAPVVDPPAAEPVVEEPVVEEPVVEEPVMEEPAADLFPADDNPFPQDAPAEEAPGLEMPAEEAPVEEAPADDAFGDLFGGDTEMPAEPATPDVEAPAAESVEDLFGGDAAPADPVIPDEPAMPEAPADDAFGDLFGGEAEAPADMPAEQPADDGFGDLFGGEAEAPAQEAMPQEGGLDGLFDDAAPAEEAPADGGGLDDLFGDPPAEDSSDAAIDDLFGQTKQSLADSEVTQVVTEKSVAKTIDVLDSTKTRTWIDNTGNWGTDGRLVEVRESEVQILKSNGRTCTVPLKRLSDADKSYVESIRAQVSELLFAMASVD